The DNA region TGGAATATATTTCCTCCAATATGGCGAAACGCTCAGGTGTTTTGCGTAGATTCTTGTTTTCTAAATAAGCCTCAAAAATCTTGCGAACGAGCTCATTTGTATTTTGTTCAGACATAGTTTTTAAACTCCATTCAAAGGTATATAAATTGTTTGATTGTTGTAGTGTTTGATTGTTGAATTGTTGTAATATGTCGGGAAGTCCGAAGTGCTTAGTCCATAGTCTTTAGTCGACAGTCTTTAGTCTGTAGTCTAAAGTCGTGTCGTATGCACCCAGACCTCCGACTTTCGGACTTCGGACTTTCGGACTTCGGACTTCTGACTTCGGACTAACGACTCCGGACTCACGACTCCCGACTCAAGACTATGCATCAAACCTTGTTACGCCTGTAACTCCTCTTACCTGCAACAAATTTTTAATCAGGTTTTCCAGATGCTCTGTATCGTTAACGAAAATCATGATCGATCCCTCAAAAATGCCTTCATTGGTATCAACGGTAATCGATCGCATATTTACCTTAAAATCGGTAGAAATTACCCGGGTAATATTGTTTATCAAACCAACATCATCTATCCCTACAATGCGCAAACCGGTTAAAAAAGTCAGTTCCTGTTGCTTGTTCCATTTTGCCTTTACAATCCGATAGCCATAATTTGCCATTAATTGGGCAGCATTCGGACAATTAGTCCGGTGGATTTTGATGCCATCGCTAACTGTTATGAAACCGAAAACGTCATCGCCCGGAATTGGGTTACAACAAGCTGCAAGCGTGTAATCGATGCGCTGCATATCTTCGCCAATTAACAGAATGTCCGAATCGCCACCTTTAATTTTGCTTTTAACTCCTTCGACGCTAAGGTTTTCAGGACGCTCGGGCCCGCGGCTTTCTACCTCTTTTTCGGTATTCAGGTATTCCTTAATATCCTTGAGTTCTATTTTACCCAAAGCCACGTTTACAAAAAGCTCTTGCGTAGATGGCAGCTTGAAGAAGTAACTCAGCTTCTGAATGTTATCGGTATTGTAGGTAATTTTGAGCGACTTCATTTTACGTTCCAAAATCTCCTTGCCATTGTCGGCAATTTTACGTTTTTCTTCTTTGAGCGAGGACTTTATCTTCGATTTTGCCTTCGCGGTAACCACGATATTCAGCCAATCCTCTTTTGGTGTTTGCTTGTTCGAGGTGATGATTTCTACCTGATCTCCATTTTGGAGTTTGTAGGAAATAGGAACCAGTTTATGGTTTACCTTGGCCCCAATACACGTTGCGCCGACTCCGGTATGGATCTCGAATGCAAAATCCAAAGCGGTTGCACCCAATGGGAGTTGGATTAAGGCTCCTTTTGGCGTAAAAATGAAAATCTCATCAGAGAAAAGATTCATTTTGAAATCATCAAGGAAGTCCAATGCATTCGCTTCCGGGTTGCTTAACATTTCGCGAACCTTTTGAATCCATTGATCCAGGCCATTATCATTGCTCGATTCTTTGTATTTCCAGTGTGCTGCAAATCCCTTTTCGGCAATCTCGTTCATTCTTTGTGTGCGGATTTGAACCTCAACCCACTGTCCGCGGGGTCCCATTACAGTAGTGTGCAAACTTTCGTAGCCATTACCCTTCGGCGATGACACCCAGTCGCGGAGGCGATCCGGATTGGGGCGGTACAAATCCGTTACAATTGAATACGCTTTCCAACAATCCGCTTTTTCGTTTTCTATGGCCGAATCAAGGATGATGCGAATGGCAAAAAGATCATAAACCTCTTCGAAGGGAATGTTCTTCTTTTTCATCTTATTCCATATCGAATGGATAGATTTGGGCCTTCCGTACACATCAGCTACTAAACCCTGCTCGTGAACGATTTCATCAATTGGTTCAACAAATTTCTTGATAAACAGCGCACGCTCAGCCTTTTTTTCGTTTAACTTTTTGGCGATGAATTTATAGGTGTCAGGATCGAGATACTTCATTGAAAGATCTTCCAACTCTGATTTTATGGCATATAACCCTAACCTGTGGGCCAGTGGGGCGTAGAGGTAAATGGTTTCTGAGGCAATTTTAAGCTGTTTATGGCGAGGCATAAAATCCATCGTACGCATGTTATGCAAACGATCGGCAAGCTTGATTAAAATAACGCGAACATCATCGGCAAGCGTAAGTAACATCTTCCGAAAATTTTCGGCCTGTAGCGAGCTATTGGTATCAAAAACGCCCGAGATTTTGGTTAGTCCATCGATAATTTTCGCGGTTTTTTTGCCAAATTCTCGCTCAATATCTTCGAGCGTAATGTCCGTATCCTCTACAACATCGTGCAACAAGGCACACACAATGGAGGTTGTGCCCAGGCCAATTTCTTCGGCAGCAATCTGCGCCACGGCAATAGGATGGTAAATATAAGGCTCGCCAGATTTACGGCGCATATCTTTGTGGCTCTCCAGCGCCATATCGAAAGCTTTCCTGATTTCTTTTTTATCGCCCCGTTGTAAAGTTGATTTGCTCGCCCGTAATAATGCCCTATATCGTTTAAGAATTTCTTGCTTTTCCGCCTCTAAATCAATCACTAACTCTGTTTTCATTTGTTTTTTTTGCGTAAAATTTGCGTCTTATTTAGTAATAAAACTTATATTAGTTTGGTTGAACAACTAATATATGAAATAACACCTAACTTTGTAAAAGTATAAATTTATGAAATTTAAAGGGCTAATCATTCTGTTTATTGTCATGATTTTTAGCGTAAAGCTAAAAGCGCAAGATTCTATTGCTCCGGTTTTTCCGAAATTGGGCAAGGCAGACACCATCAGAGTGGCCTCTACAAATGATCATGGTGTAATGATTCCCTGGATGCAACTGCAGGATGTGAGCATTTACGCGGCGAGGATCTGGAAATCGCCTGCCGA from Pedobacter endophyticus includes:
- a CDS encoding RelA/SpoT family protein, whose amino-acid sequence is MKTELVIDLEAEKQEILKRYRALLRASKSTLQRGDKKEIRKAFDMALESHKDMRRKSGEPYIYHPIAVAQIAAEEIGLGTTSIVCALLHDVVEDTDITLEDIEREFGKKTAKIIDGLTKISGVFDTNSSLQAENFRKMLLTLADDVRVILIKLADRLHNMRTMDFMPRHKQLKIASETIYLYAPLAHRLGLYAIKSELEDLSMKYLDPDTYKFIAKKLNEKKAERALFIKKFVEPIDEIVHEQGLVADVYGRPKSIHSIWNKMKKKNIPFEEVYDLFAIRIILDSAIENEKADCWKAYSIVTDLYRPNPDRLRDWVSSPKGNGYESLHTTVMGPRGQWVEVQIRTQRMNEIAEKGFAAHWKYKESSNDNGLDQWIQKVREMLSNPEANALDFLDDFKMNLFSDEIFIFTPKGALIQLPLGATALDFAFEIHTGVGATCIGAKVNHKLVPISYKLQNGDQVEIITSNKQTPKEDWLNIVVTAKAKSKIKSSLKEEKRKIADNGKEILERKMKSLKITYNTDNIQKLSYFFKLPSTQELFVNVALGKIELKDIKEYLNTEKEVESRGPERPENLSVEGVKSKIKGGDSDILLIGEDMQRIDYTLAACCNPIPGDDVFGFITVSDGIKIHRTNCPNAAQLMANYGYRIVKAKWNKQQELTFLTGLRIVGIDDVGLINNITRVISTDFKVNMRSITVDTNEGIFEGSIMIFVNDTEHLENLIKNLLQVRGVTGVTRFDA